Proteins co-encoded in one Burkholderia ambifaria AMMD genomic window:
- the rpsB gene encoding 30S ribosomal protein S2 produces the protein MAVTMRQMLEAGVHFGHQTRFWNPKMAPFIFGHRNKIHIINLEKTLPMFTDAQKYVRQLAANRGTILFVGTKRQSRDTIAQEAQRAGMPFVNARWLGGMMTNFKTLKVSIKRLKDMEAAVEAGELEKMSKKEALLFEREIAKLQKSIGGVKDMGGIPDAIFVVDVGYHKIAVTEANKLGVPVIAVVDTNHSPEGVDYVIPGNDDSSKAVALYAEGVADAILEGRANAVNEVVQAARGDDEYVEENA, from the coding sequence ATGGCAGTTACGATGCGCCAAATGCTGGAAGCGGGTGTCCACTTCGGTCACCAGACGCGCTTCTGGAACCCGAAGATGGCTCCGTTCATTTTCGGTCACCGCAACAAGATTCACATCATCAACCTCGAAAAGACGCTGCCGATGTTCACGGACGCACAGAAGTACGTGCGCCAGCTGGCAGCGAACCGCGGCACGATCCTGTTCGTCGGCACGAAGCGCCAGTCGCGTGACACGATCGCCCAGGAAGCACAGCGCGCGGGCATGCCGTTCGTCAACGCACGCTGGCTCGGCGGCATGATGACCAACTTCAAGACGCTGAAGGTATCGATCAAGCGCCTGAAGGACATGGAAGCGGCAGTCGAGGCAGGCGAGCTCGAGAAGATGAGCAAGAAGGAAGCGCTGCTGTTCGAACGCGAAATCGCCAAGCTGCAGAAGTCGATCGGCGGCGTGAAGGACATGGGCGGCATTCCGGACGCAATCTTCGTCGTCGACGTCGGCTACCACAAGATCGCCGTCACGGAAGCGAACAAGCTGGGCGTGCCGGTCATCGCCGTGGTCGACACGAACCACTCGCCGGAAGGTGTGGATTACGTGATCCCGGGCAACGACGACTCGAGCAAGGCAGTCGCGCTGTACGCTGAAGGCGTGGCCGACGCGATCCTCGAAGGCCGTGCGAACGCGGTCAACGAAGTGGTCCAGGCAGCGCGCGGCGACGACGAGTACGTCGAGGAAAACGCGTAA